Proteins from one Listeria weihenstephanensis genomic window:
- the abc-f gene encoding ribosomal protection-like ABC-F family protein, protein MTIVALNNITKRFTGDLILEKISLQVEQGERIGLIGRNGEGKSTILKIIARIEIPDEGIVSVRKGATVGLLDQMPNVTGTMVVRDFLRTAFGHVLALQAELEAMESRMMQDTSEKLLQNYGEKQARFIELGGYNLDTDMDKILHGLGIPHLANKAWEQLSGGERTKVSLAKMLLEEPDLLLLDEPTNHLDLKAVEWLTQFLRVYRGTVLVVSHDRYFLDEVVQKIVELENKELITYYTNFSGYLVEREERLLKEFKDYKDQQKKIKKMKQAIKRLRQWAMEANPPNAALFRRAKNMEKALNRIEVLKKPALEQKNMRLEFEESKRSGKDVVIFDQVGLEFGTQILFESLDWHVRQKERIAIVGENGAGKSTILKLILGELEPDIGTVHVGPSVDIAYLSQHVDVGDENQTVIEAFRDKVAVVEGDARHMLATFLFYGEMVFRKVANLSGGERMRLSLAQFMNQPVNTLLLDEPTNHLDIASREVLEEALRNFEGTIIAISHDRFFMDQIFDRTVWLEQGQIFSYGGNYSYAAQRRKAIVSRET, encoded by the coding sequence ATGACAATAGTAGCTTTAAATAATATAACAAAACGCTTTACTGGGGATTTGATTTTAGAAAAGATTAGTTTACAGGTGGAGCAGGGGGAACGAATCGGGCTCATCGGTCGAAATGGTGAGGGGAAAAGTACGATCCTAAAGATTATCGCGCGAATCGAGATCCCTGATGAAGGAATTGTTTCGGTTCGGAAGGGCGCGACGGTGGGCTTGCTGGATCAGATGCCGAACGTGACGGGAACAATGGTTGTGCGTGATTTTCTGAGGACGGCGTTTGGGCATGTGTTGGCTTTACAGGCGGAACTGGAAGCGATGGAGAGCCGAATGATGCAGGATACGAGCGAGAAGTTGCTGCAAAATTACGGCGAGAAACAGGCGCGTTTTATCGAGCTGGGCGGCTATAATTTGGATACGGATATGGATAAAATTTTGCATGGGCTGGGGATCCCACATTTGGCGAATAAGGCTTGGGAACAGTTGAGTGGTGGGGAGCGGACGAAGGTGTCGCTTGCCAAGATGTTGCTTGAGGAACCGGATTTGCTATTGCTGGATGAGCCGACGAACCATCTGGATTTAAAGGCGGTGGAGTGGTTGACGCAATTTTTGAGGGTATATCGGGGGACGGTGTTGGTTGTTTCGCATGACCGGTATTTCTTGGATGAGGTTGTCCAGAAGATTGTGGAGCTCGAAAATAAGGAATTGATCACGTATTACACGAATTTCTCGGGGTATTTAGTGGAGCGTGAGGAGCGGCTGCTCAAGGAATTCAAGGATTATAAGGATCAGCAGAAGAAAATTAAGAAAATGAAACAGGCTATCAAACGTTTACGGCAGTGGGCGATGGAAGCTAATCCGCCGAATGCTGCGCTGTTCCGTCGAGCGAAAAATATGGAGAAGGCGCTGAATCGAATTGAGGTCCTGAAAAAACCAGCTTTGGAGCAGAAAAACATGCGACTGGAATTCGAGGAGTCAAAACGTAGTGGGAAAGATGTGGTGATTTTCGATCAGGTTGGGTTGGAATTCGGGACGCAGATTTTGTTTGAGAGTCTGGATTGGCATGTAAGGCAGAAGGAACGGATTGCGATTGTTGGCGAGAATGGGGCTGGGAAATCGACTATTTTGAAGCTGATTCTTGGTGAGCTGGAGCCTGATATCGGGACGGTGCATGTGGGGCCGAGCGTTGATATTGCTTATTTATCGCAGCACGTGGATGTTGGGGATGAAAATCAGACGGTCATCGAGGCGTTTCGTGATAAAGTGGCGGTCGTGGAAGGGGACGCGAGACATATGTTAGCAACGTTCCTATTTTACGGCGAAATGGTGTTTCGAAAAGTGGCGAATCTGAGTGGTGGCGAGCGAATGCGGCTTAGTTTGGCGCAGTTTATGAATCAGCCGGTGAATACGCTACTCTTGGATGAGCCGACGAACCATTTGGATATTGCTTCACGGGAAGTGCTGGAGGAAGCGTTGCGGAATTTTGAAGGGACGATTATCGCGATTTCGCATGACCGTTTCTTCATGGATCAGATTTTCGATAGGACGGTTTGGTTGGAGCAGGGGCAAATTTTTTCGTATGGGGGAAATTATTCGTATGCGGCTCAGAGACGAAAAGCGATTGTTTCACGTGAAACATAG
- a CDS encoding AraC family transcriptional regulator codes for MDTIKQMNLAMQYIEAHLMDEMDYKELSKIACCSEYHFRRVFSYLAGMPLSEYIRLRKLAVAAILIKDSDEKIIDIAMRFGYESPDAFTRAFQSMHHVTPTQAKKENTHLKTFLPMTFQLKIQGGNIMDYRIETKDAFKIVGISKRIKLVYEGVNPQMDSMWASLKPEDFVALKKLSNIQPSGIICASTNFGEGREEGAELDQYIGVATTMAVPEKWEALVVEPSTWVVFTACGEFPKALQDVWARIYSEWLPTSGYEVVPGPEILWNESPDTSKPDYKSEIWIPVVRK; via the coding sequence ATGGATACAATTAAGCAAATGAATCTAGCTATGCAGTATATTGAAGCTCATTTGATGGACGAAATGGATTACAAAGAGCTTTCGAAAATCGCGTGTTGTTCGGAGTATCATTTCAGACGGGTCTTTTCATACCTTGCAGGAATGCCGCTTAGCGAGTATATTCGATTAAGAAAATTAGCCGTAGCAGCCATTTTGATAAAAGATAGTGATGAAAAAATTATCGATATTGCGATGCGTTTTGGCTATGAGTCGCCTGATGCTTTTACCCGAGCGTTTCAGTCGATGCACCACGTCACGCCTACGCAGGCTAAAAAAGAGAACACGCACTTAAAAACTTTTCTGCCGATGACCTTCCAATTGAAAATACAAGGGGGAAATATAATGGATTATCGGATTGAAACAAAAGATGCTTTTAAAATTGTCGGGATTAGCAAGCGCATTAAACTAGTGTATGAGGGCGTAAATCCGCAGATGGATTCTATGTGGGCAAGCCTAAAACCAGAAGACTTTGTGGCGTTGAAAAAACTATCGAATATTCAGCCGTCGGGAATCATTTGTGCTTCAACGAACTTTGGTGAGGGTAGAGAGGAAGGCGCTGAGTTAGATCAATACATTGGTGTTGCTACGACGATGGCTGTTCCGGAAAAATGGGAAGCTTTAGTGGTGGAACCTTCAACTTGGGTAGTGTTCACGGCGTGTGGAGAATTTCCTAAAGCATTGCAGGATGTTTGGGCAAGGATTTACTCAGAATGGCTCCCAACGTCGGGTTATGAAGTTGTTCCGGGACCGGAAATCTTGTGGAATGAGAGTCCTGATACAAGTAAGCCAGATTATAAAAGTGAGATTTGGATACCGGTTGTGCGGAAGTAG
- the guaB gene encoding IMP dehydrogenase — protein sequence MWETKFAKEGLTFDDVLLVPAKSDVLPNEVSLKVEMTRTLKLNVPVFSAGMDTITEAKMAIAMARQGGIGVIHKNMSADEQAGEIEKVKRSESGVIIDPFYLTPDHKVFDAEHLMAKYRISGVPIVNNEEDRILVGILTNRDLRFITDYSIVISDVMTKENLVTAPVGTTLKQAENILQKHRIEKLPLVDDNGVLRGLITIKDIEKVIEFPNSAKDSHGRLLVAAAVGVTHDTLSRAEKLVKAGADAIVIDTAHGHSQGVLNKIAEIRAAFPNVNIVAGNVATAEATRELFDVGVDIVKVGIGPGSICTTRVVAGVGVPQITAIYDCATVAREYGKTIIADGGIKYSGDIVKALASGGHAVMIGSMFAGTDESPGETEIFQGRRFKTYRGMGSLAAMEKGSKDRYFQADAKKLVPEGIEGRVPYKGSLADVLFQLIGGIRSGMGYCGSPDLRHLREESQFIRMTGAGLRESHPHDIQITKEAPNYSIS from the coding sequence ATGTGGGAGACTAAGTTTGCAAAAGAAGGTCTTACTTTTGATGATGTATTGTTGGTACCGGCGAAATCGGATGTACTGCCGAATGAAGTGAGTTTGAAAGTAGAAATGACGCGAACACTTAAGCTTAATGTACCAGTTTTCAGTGCGGGTATGGATACGATAACGGAGGCTAAAATGGCGATTGCAATGGCTCGTCAAGGTGGCATCGGGGTTATTCATAAGAACATGAGCGCGGATGAACAGGCTGGTGAAATTGAGAAAGTGAAGCGTTCGGAGAGTGGAGTTATCATTGATCCGTTCTACTTGACGCCTGATCATAAAGTATTTGACGCGGAGCATTTGATGGCGAAATATCGTATTTCGGGTGTACCGATTGTTAATAATGAAGAAGATCGCATTCTTGTTGGGATTTTGACCAACCGTGATCTGCGTTTCATTACAGACTATTCGATCGTGATTTCTGATGTGATGACGAAGGAAAACCTAGTTACAGCACCAGTTGGCACGACTTTGAAGCAAGCTGAAAATATCCTACAGAAACACCGTATTGAGAAATTGCCACTTGTGGACGATAATGGTGTTTTGAGAGGTCTTATTACGATAAAAGATATTGAAAAAGTGATTGAGTTCCCGAATTCGGCGAAGGATTCACATGGTCGTTTGCTTGTTGCAGCGGCAGTCGGCGTGACACATGATACGCTTAGTCGTGCGGAGAAACTAGTGAAAGCTGGGGCGGACGCGATCGTGATTGATACGGCGCATGGTCACTCACAAGGTGTTTTGAATAAAATTGCTGAGATCCGTGCGGCATTTCCAAACGTAAATATTGTTGCTGGTAACGTGGCAACGGCTGAGGCAACGCGTGAACTTTTTGATGTTGGGGTGGATATCGTGAAAGTGGGTATCGGACCTGGTTCGATTTGTACGACGCGTGTGGTTGCAGGTGTTGGTGTGCCTCAGATTACGGCGATTTATGATTGCGCGACGGTTGCACGGGAGTATGGCAAAACGATTATTGCGGATGGTGGAATCAAGTATTCTGGCGATATCGTGAAGGCTCTTGCGTCTGGTGGACATGCGGTTATGATCGGTAGTATGTTTGCTGGAACTGACGAAAGCCCTGGCGAAACGGAAATTTTCCAAGGTCGTCGTTTTAAAACGTATCGTGGTATGGGAAGCCTTGCTGCAATGGAGAAGGGCTCTAAGGATCGTTATTTCCAAGCGGATGCGAAGAAGCTGGTTCCAGAGGGTATTGAAGGTCGTGTGCCTTATAAGGGTTCTCTTGCGGACGTGCTGTTCCAACTTATTGGAGGGATTCGTTCTGGTATGGGTTATTGTGGTTCGCCTGATTTGCGCCATTTACGTGAAGAGTCGCAATTCATTCGTATGACTGGTGCGGGCTTACGTGAGTCGCATCCACATGATATCCAAATTACGAAAGAAGCACCGAACTATAGTATTTCCTGA
- a CDS encoding C39 family peptidase yields MGNYRKCLVGLVLVVLLSLISLSTVSAATTYYTTANLTVRAGAGTNYKAVGWLTKGAKVSSLAKTGKWHQFIFKGKKAYVSGNYLTTRVVKPVPPPKPTAKVLLNVPLIAQRPQLPTGCEIVAVTMMLKYKGANVDKVRLAREMPKHASNPNLGYVGNPFNRSGYTIYPPALMKLTKKYAGSAVNLTGAANATLEKKLKSGRPVVAWTRMHGFSVHAVTLTGYDGSYYYYNDPWTVKKNVRISKAAFNSTWSALKKRAISY; encoded by the coding sequence ATGGGGAATTACCGGAAATGTTTGGTGGGACTAGTCCTAGTCGTTTTATTGAGTTTGATCAGTTTATCAACGGTTTCGGCGGCAACAACGTATTATACAACGGCGAACTTGACGGTACGCGCTGGGGCTGGGACGAATTATAAGGCGGTTGGTTGGCTAACAAAGGGCGCGAAAGTGAGCAGTTTGGCGAAGACTGGGAAATGGCACCAATTTATTTTTAAAGGGAAAAAGGCGTATGTGTCGGGGAATTATTTGACGACGCGGGTTGTGAAGCCTGTGCCACCGCCAAAACCTACTGCAAAAGTGCTGCTCAATGTGCCGCTAATTGCGCAACGACCGCAGTTGCCGACGGGGTGCGAGATTGTGGCGGTGACAATGATGCTGAAGTATAAGGGTGCGAATGTGGACAAGGTGAGGTTGGCGCGCGAGATGCCAAAACATGCGAGTAATCCGAATTTAGGTTATGTTGGGAATCCGTTTAATCGCTCAGGATACACGATTTACCCGCCTGCTTTGATGAAATTAACGAAGAAATATGCGGGTTCAGCGGTGAATTTGACAGGGGCTGCGAATGCGACTTTGGAGAAAAAGTTAAAATCAGGCCGGCCTGTCGTTGCTTGGACGCGGATGCACGGTTTTAGTGTTCATGCGGTGACTCTAACGGGATATGATGGCAGTTATTATTACTACAACGATCCATGGACAGTGAAAAAGAACGTCCGAATCTCGAAAGCAGCGTTCAATAGTACGTGGAGTGCTTTGAAAAAACGCGCGATTAGCTACTAA
- a CDS encoding EndoS/ChiA family endoglycosidase, with protein MSKKSLIFSIVFVLCVSLIPMFSLPSRSVKAEEQITNKNFMVYYRAWRDVEMKGVNTSLPDENWISMSDIPYGINVVNVFSYVPPGQEELAKPFFDKLKTEYGPELHARGVKLIRGFDYSKLLTVPHAGSFPTEKEFDDYAKALLEELMTPWGLDGLDIDMETHPSAADVKISDGVIKALSKYIGPKANNGTLFLYDTNAETMAPFENVSDSFDMLAYQQYGSGTDRTAMSSNAYAPYISKDKFLPGLTFPEEQDRNRWYDTKLPYEDSNMYQLAKYVRENDLSGMFLYAFDRDGKTYNEPDISSVSPSNLLWTKTAILEVNGYSVESAKELAKHHLQRIQYSKGIASAKVSELENLINKASNLYEANVAILGANFEMAISPSYDPILEKELTIIDLTPAFAAIDEADFILSKVERNTANVEALKTAKNDLTNLIGGKKYTEAEVNAAVASLTNRIAAIPQPVTAIYQDTKGEKIADNVQLTGKFGESYDFAEKDITDYTLQEMKGDSSGTFSETAQEVVYIYANDAPAPKPAPNVDNGQDAKVEETATVKSPEKVGELPETGDESSSNWLVLVGLLAILTSVTLLYRKKEKA; from the coding sequence ATGAGTAAGAAGAGCTTGATTTTTTCGATTGTTTTTGTGTTATGTGTTAGCTTGATTCCGATGTTTTCGCTACCATCGCGAAGTGTGAAGGCCGAGGAGCAGATCACGAATAAGAATTTCATGGTTTATTATCGGGCTTGGCGGGATGTTGAGATGAAGGGGGTTAATACGAGTTTACCGGATGAAAACTGGATTAGTATGAGTGATATTCCTTATGGGATCAATGTTGTCAACGTTTTTAGTTACGTGCCGCCGGGTCAGGAGGAGCTTGCAAAACCGTTTTTTGATAAGCTAAAAACGGAATATGGACCGGAATTGCACGCGCGTGGAGTCAAGTTGATTCGTGGTTTTGACTATTCTAAATTATTGACCGTGCCACACGCAGGCAGTTTTCCAACTGAGAAAGAGTTTGACGATTATGCTAAGGCTTTGTTGGAGGAATTGATGACACCGTGGGGTTTGGATGGGCTAGATATTGATATGGAAACGCATCCAAGTGCAGCCGATGTGAAAATTTCGGATGGTGTTATCAAGGCGCTATCGAAATATATTGGTCCGAAAGCGAATAACGGGACGCTCTTTTTATACGATACCAATGCCGAAACGATGGCTCCGTTCGAGAATGTGAGTGATAGTTTTGATATGTTGGCGTACCAGCAGTATGGCAGTGGCACGGATAGAACTGCGATGTCGTCGAATGCTTATGCGCCGTACATTTCGAAGGATAAGTTCTTGCCAGGCCTCACTTTCCCAGAGGAGCAGGATCGGAATCGTTGGTATGACACGAAACTTCCATATGAGGATTCGAACATGTATCAGCTGGCGAAATATGTGCGGGAGAACGATTTGTCGGGAATGTTCTTGTATGCCTTCGATCGCGATGGGAAAACGTATAATGAGCCCGACATAAGCAGTGTTTCACCGTCGAATCTGTTGTGGACGAAAACGGCGATTTTAGAGGTTAATGGTTATTCTGTAGAAAGCGCGAAAGAGTTGGCGAAACATCATTTGCAGCGGATTCAGTATAGTAAAGGTATCGCCAGCGCCAAAGTGTCCGAGCTTGAAAACCTTATTAACAAGGCGAGCAATCTTTACGAAGCGAATGTTGCGATTCTAGGTGCGAACTTTGAAATGGCGATTAGCCCAAGTTACGATCCTATTTTGGAGAAAGAGTTAACGATTATTGACCTTACACCAGCGTTTGCGGCGATTGACGAAGCTGATTTCATCTTGTCTAAAGTTGAGCGTAACACAGCGAATGTAGAGGCTTTAAAAACGGCAAAAAACGACTTAACAAACTTGATTGGCGGGAAGAAATATACGGAGGCGGAGGTCAATGCAGCTGTCGCAAGTCTCACGAACCGTATTGCAGCGATTCCACAGCCAGTGACGGCGATTTATCAAGATACGAAGGGTGAAAAAATTGCGGATAACGTGCAGCTCACTGGGAAATTTGGTGAGAGTTATGACTTTGCGGAGAAAGATATCACAGATTATACACTGCAAGAGATGAAAGGCGATTCTAGCGGCACGTTTTCAGAAACGGCACAAGAGGTCGTTTATATTTATGCAAATGATGCGCCAGCCCCGAAACCAGCACCTAACGTGGATAATGGGCAAGACGCGAAAGTGGAAGAAACTGCAACTGTGAAAAGTCCAGAAAAAGTTGGAGAGCTTCCAGAAACGGGCGACGAATCATCGAGCAACTGGCTAGTCCTCGTTGGTCTGTTAGCAATTTTGACTTCCGTGACACTTCTTTATAGGAAAAAAGAGAAAGCGTAA